Within Palaeococcus ferrophilus DSM 13482, the genomic segment CGTTTAAGTGTCTCAACTGCCTCGACTGCTGCAGGGGGAGGTGGATATACCTCACGCGGAGGGACATAAGGGGCCTCATGGAGCTTGGAAAAGACCCCTCGGAGTTCATGGTGCTCTCGATGGAGGAAAAGCCCCGCTTCGTGCTCAGCGTCAGGGAGTGGGACCTTGGCTGCGTTTTTCAGGACCCGGAAACTGGCCTCTGCACCGTCCACAGCAGAAACCCCCTTATATGCCGCATCTACCCATTCATGGTGTCGAGAGAGCCCCTGGGCGTTGAGGGGGAGAGGCCCTTCGAGTATGAAGGCGAAAAACTCTGGCTCTACTACGACAAAAACTGTCCGGGTATTGGCGTGGAGGAGCCCGAGAGGGTAATCACGCCGGAGGAAATAGCCAAGCTCGGCCTCGAATTCGAGAGGGAACTTGAGGAGACCACCATCGAAAGTGTGGCGGAACTCCTAGGAGGGGGTTGATACGTCCGGAGAACGCTCGAAGGTTCTGCTGGGCTGCTTCCTTTTCCAGGCTCTAATCAACCTCCTCTTCTACGGCTCCGTCCCCATAATGTTCTCCGTCCTGCTCCCTCCACCTCTCCGCTCCCGGGTGTTCTGGGCCCTTCCGCTCCTCGTGATGGGCTTCTTCGCCTCTGGAATTGTAGCCCTCCACTACCTCGGCTCCGCCCGTTTGGGGAGGGCACGCCTTTTTGGGAGCTTCTACTTCCTCACCGGCCTCGTGGGCTCCAGCACCGTCATGATGAACCCGGGAGATAGCGAAACGCCCCTCCTCCTCGCTGTCTTTGCCCTGTGGTTTCTGACGTCTCTTGTGGGCTTCGCCATACTGTGGTCTTCCAAAGGTTTGGCGGTTCCAAGGGAATTCGCCACCGCGCTCATGGCCCTCATGGGCACCTCTGCGCTCCTGAGTGCCTTCACGGCCCAGTGGCTGGCAGCTGACTACTCGATTCACGCAGAAGGAGAGCCCCTCAAAAACGCAACTGTGGTTATCGAGCGCCCCAACCTAACCAACGTCTCGG encodes:
- a CDS encoding YkgJ family cysteine cluster protein, with translation MRFKPVPFLEPVPFKCLNCLDCCRGRWIYLTRRDIRGLMELGKDPSEFMVLSMEEKPRFVLSVREWDLGCVFQDPETGLCTVHSRNPLICRIYPFMVSREPLGVEGERPFEYEGEKLWLYYDKNCPGIGVEEPERVITPEEIAKLGLEFERELEETTIESVAELLGGG